The genomic segment TTCCTGGCCTTTTTTGTTTACGACCTTATTTCGGACCAACTGCTCTCCCATCACGGAAGATACTTCATTCATCCGTATATAGATTGTTTCAATTCTCTGGATAATCCCTCCGATCACACTTACTGTGTCCCGGATATTACTGACTCCGATCCCGATCTCAGTTTCGTTTGCTTGGATGATATTTTCTATCTCCTTCATGCTGTCGGAAGTTTTGTCGGCAAGTTTGGAAATTTCGTCTGCGACTACTGCAAACCCTTTTCCTGCGGCACCGGCTCTTGCGGCCTCGATAGCAGCGTTCAACGCGAGAAGATGGATCTGTTCTGAAATTGTTGTGATAATTTCGATCACACCTGTGATCTGGTCGGAACTCTGGGAAATTTTACGGATACTTTGGTCAGTGAGTTCCAGAGATTTTCCTCCTCTTCTCGCTTCATCAGTGATCTCTTTCACATGCGAAAGAGTATTTTCTAGATTTTCAGAAGTGGCCAGGATAGAACCGGAAAATTCCACCATCTCGGAATCCAAAGAGTTTAGAAGACTGACTTGTTCTTTTGTTCTATAAGAGATTGCATCCATTCCCGCAGAGATCTCCTCGATAGAAGCTGAAATTTCCTCGGAGGCGGCTGCTTGGCTTTGTGCATTATCCGAGATCGTTTTTAAGGTGCCTGACATTTCTTCGGAAGAATTTGCCAAACTATGAGACGCATCGAAAATTTTATGAAGAACTGCTCTTACTTTACGATTGAATTCATTGATACTGATCGCCATTTCTCCGATCTCATCTCTGGAAAGAACTGTGAGCTTATGAGTAAGATCTCCTTCCGACATTTTTTCGATCAGGTTTTGGCTATCTCTTAAAGGTTTTAAACTTTTGGATAAAATGAAATAAATGATAAATCCAATCACAAACAATCCGCTAAATGAGATCGCTAACATATAGAAGATAGTAGAAATTGCTTCCTTAGAAACTTCTTCATTTACTATGGTCACAAAAGATCTAAATCCATACTTTTTATTTGTATGAACTACCATAGATTTATAAGCGCCATCCATCACGTACTTGATAGCGACTCCATCTTGCGCATTTATGAATGACTTAGCGAAAGGAAGATCTTCCATCTTTTTTAATCTCATATTTTCGCTGATATGATTTAAGAAGGTCATTTTAGGAGTGAGAAGCCCGGGATAACCTGTTTTTCCAATCTTGATGGATTGAACGATATTATTTGTCAGATCTCCTATCCGAACTGAAAATACCAAAAACGCTTTAGAGCCATCACTCAATTCAAATTCTCTAATATACAAAATGACTGGAGAACCGTTTTGGGTGGAATTAGAAGGTTCGCTAAAAAAGAAAGCCTTCTCCTTATTCATATTTCTGATCTCATCAGCTCCTGGAAGTTGGAAAGCAGAAGTTAAAGGAACTATTGCGCTACTTGCTAAGGTTCCTGTTCCTACAGAATGAGAGAACCAGTCTCCCGCCTCTTTCCAAACCGCTATTCCTTCGAATCTTTGGCTGGATCCTAAAAAATTATTTAGGAAATTCTCCGCTTCTTTCCATTTTTTCTGAGAGACCAAGAGCCCTAAGGTTTTGTTTCGGATAATGAGTTCAGCTTCCTCTTCTGTGTCCTCGTAAATCCCTTGGGTGAGAAGGTCCAGGGTTTGAGCAACATTCACCATTTGGTTAGTAAAAGCATTCTTTAAAGATTCATAATTAAGCTTATAAACTACTAGAGAAACCCCGATTGCCAAAACCAGGACGATGGAAAAGAAGATCAATGCGAGTGTTTTGGTTAGATTGAGTTTAACAAGGGATTCTAATGAAATGGAGCCGAATAGATCTGTTCTTGTTAAATTGTCCTTTAGCCAATCAGCAATCAGATAAAAATAAACGGCACTCCATAGGCCCCCGAATACGATCAGTCCTAAAAGAATAGAATAATCCGTTTTGCTGATCGGAAGAAATATCCCAAGTGAAACTACAAAGATCCCTCCTCCTAACCAGATCCGGACGAGTATGTCTAGGGCGTGAAGAACTGGAAGACGGAAGACTGCTTTTTGAGCGCCCATGACTGTTTCTCTAGTCACAGCACCTTCTGCAAATTGTTTGGAATATTTTCGTAACGGTTTTAATTTATAAAAAGAAGAAAGTGAACTGGTGATGAGTCCTAGAACGAAGATCACTCCCATGACGAACCAAAGAGAGTCTGCTCCTTTGAGATCCAAGTCCATAAAATGGATCAAAAATACGATCGCAAATGGAGTTCCGATCAAATAACCTAGACCTTCCGTTAAGAATAGAAACCTTGCGGAGAAGACGGAAATTTCTTTGTTTATGTTTTTCATGCGCGATCCTGGTTGATTTTTTTTTCGACCTAGTATGATCTAAAAAAGTTTCTTTTAAAAAGCCCAAAGAACGAAACCTAAAATTTAGGAATGTAAAATTGATATTTGATTCTTCTGATAAGCGGATCGCTGTAGTAGGTGATATACATGGATTCTGGACCTGGGTCGATACAGAATACTTTTCCAAAAGTAATTATGATTCCGTGATATTTACGGGAGATCTTGGAAACAATCGACCGGGGAATACGAACAAAATCGCCCAATTGATCTCTAA from the Leptospira andrefontaineae genome contains:
- a CDS encoding methyl-accepting chemotaxis protein, with amino-acid sequence MKNINKEISVFSARFLFLTEGLGYLIGTPFAIVFLIHFMDLDLKGADSLWFVMGVIFVLGLITSSLSSFYKLKPLRKYSKQFAEGAVTRETVMGAQKAVFRLPVLHALDILVRIWLGGGIFVVSLGIFLPISKTDYSILLGLIVFGGLWSAVYFYLIADWLKDNLTRTDLFGSISLESLVKLNLTKTLALIFFSIVLVLAIGVSLVVYKLNYESLKNAFTNQMVNVAQTLDLLTQGIYEDTEEEAELIIRNKTLGLLVSQKKWKEAENFLNNFLGSSQRFEGIAVWKEAGDWFSHSVGTGTLASSAIVPLTSAFQLPGADEIRNMNKEKAFFFSEPSNSTQNGSPVILYIREFELSDGSKAFLVFSVRIGDLTNNIVQSIKIGKTGYPGLLTPKMTFLNHISENMRLKKMEDLPFAKSFINAQDGVAIKYVMDGAYKSMVVHTNKKYGFRSFVTIVNEEVSKEAISTIFYMLAISFSGLFVIGFIIYFILSKSLKPLRDSQNLIEKMSEGDLTHKLTVLSRDEIGEMAISINEFNRKVRAVLHKIFDASHSLANSSEEMSGTLKTISDNAQSQAAASEEISASIEEISAGMDAISYRTKEQVSLLNSLDSEMVEFSGSILATSENLENTLSHVKEITDEARRGGKSLELTDQSIRKISQSSDQITGVIEIITTISEQIHLLALNAAIEAARAGAAGKGFAVVADEISKLADKTSDSMKEIENIIQANETEIGIGVSNIRDTVSVIGGIIQRIETIYIRMNEVSSVMGEQLVRNKVVNKKGQEVKERSEGIQTAIQEQKLAIEEISKTISSINDLTQSNASSTEELSSGSVGLAHLSEDLKNQAEYFHF